Sequence from the Phragmites australis chromosome 6, lpPhrAust1.1, whole genome shotgun sequence genome:
GGAAAGCATGGCGCCGAGCTATGATTGCGCCGCCTCCGTGCTGCTGTGCGCGGAGGACAACGCCACTATTCTCGGCCTTgacgaggagggggaggagtgtTCGTGGGCCGGCGCTACGCCGCCACGTGACACCGCCTCCGCCGCTGGGGACGCCGTCGAGGGGTTCTTGACGGACTTCCCCTTGCAGTCGGATGACTGCATTGCGGCGCTCGTGGAGAGGGAGGTGGAGCACATGCCCATGGAGGTGTACCCCCAGAAGCTGCAGCGGCTGCATGGGGGCCTGGATTTGGCCGCCGTCAGGAGGGACGCCATCGATTGGATTTGGAAGGTGAGGCCTCTTGCTTCATGGAATCCTGTTtttgagtcattagtgatatgcTGAGATGTGTGACGTGCGGGATTCGCTTAAAGGTGTCTCCTTTATGGAGTTCTTCGCGATTCTTGATTTGATTGCTGCGCATCGGTATCATCCTCAGTGTATATTGCTTTAATAGCTCACTGAATCTGCTTTATTTTGCTGGATAGGTCATTGAGCATTACAATTTCGCACCGTTGACTGCTACCTTGTCTGTGAACTACCTCGATAGATTCCTCTCCACGTATGAACTTCCTGTAAGTCTAGCACTTTTAGTATCAGTGGAAGCAATCCTACTCAAATGCCATAATGTCGTTGCGTGTGAGTTCCAAATTATGATCCCATCGGTTTCTCATGGCAGGAAGGCAAAGCTTGGATGACGCAACTCTTGGCAGTGGCTTGCTTGTCTTTGGCGTCAAAGATGGAGGAGACTTTTGTGCCACTCCCCTTGGACTTGCAGGTGGGTGAGCGTACTGCATCTTATAACCGGCCTGCACTTACATTgtgaattttttgttttttctatcAAGTAATCGATGATTTTGCGTGGCAGGTAGCTGAGGCAAAGTTTGTTTTTGAGGGAAGGACCATAAAAAGGATGGAGCTTCTGGTGCTAAGCACCTTAAAGTGGAGGATGCAAGCTGTAACTGCTTGCTCATTTGTTGACTACTTTCTTCACAAATTGAGTGATCATGGTGCACCTTCCATGCTCGCACGCAGTCGCTCTGCTGACCTTATCTTGAGCACCGCTAAAGGTATGATTCTTAGAACTTTGGTCACATATGATTCCTGGACCTCATCAATTGGCATCTATAATTGGTCAATTAGGCAACAGTTCAATTCCCAAAGTTTGAGAACTTTGTCTGCAGGAGCTGAATTCTTGGTGTTCAGACCCTCAGAGATTGCTGCCAGTGTTGCTCTTGCTGCGATTGGGGAATGCAGCAGTTCTGTAATTGAGAGAGCTTCTACAAGTTCCAAGTATTTGAGCAAGGTAACATTTCACAGCTCAATGTTCCCACTAAACCATTTGGCACCCATCATTAGATGGTAGTAAGCTCTAAATGCAAAGTTACTTGTCCATGTTTTAGTTACCATTAACACTTGCTCAAATTGTTTCCAAATTAGCCTAAACATCATTTATGTGTTTTAGGAGAGAGTTTTAAGATGCTATGAAATCATTCAAGAGAAGATTACTATGGGAAACATTGTCCTAAAGTCTGCTGGATCATCAATTTCCTCCGTGCCACAAAGTCCCATCGGTGTGTTGGATGCTGCTGCCTGCCTGAGTCAACAAAGCGATGATACTACTGTTGGATCTCCTGCAACATGTCACTATAGTTCTTCCTCAAGCAAGAGGAGAAGAATTAGTAGACGGTTAATCTAATTGTGGTATGCTTCAGGTGTGCTCCTCACCACGCTGGGAGTTTTTGATTGGTTCAAATATCTTAATTTAGTTCGGTCACTCAAGGACTATGTTGTAGTCAAGTAGTTGCTGAGAGGAACTACAAAACATGTGCACTACTTGGTCTATGGAACAAATAACAAGCAGTTTGCTGTGAGCCGGTTCATGCAATTGACACCTGTAAGGGGAATGCAAATCCCTTGGGGTTCAGGGATGCTGGTGTAGGTAGAGGGGGAGCAAGGAATTTACACTTGTTGTAGAGCTGAGAGCTCTCTCGTACTCCCATTTTGTACTTTTGCTCCTTTAATTTGCAATGAACTTTAGGCAAGGGTTGCCTTGATCATTGAACGGGTGACGACGGGTCAAAGAACCCAAAAACGGATCTGTAATGGAATAGAACAGTTTGATATTGATTTCCATGAGATATAATTTGTTTTCTTTAATCATGAGCTCTCAGTCTGTTGACATTATTTGCCGTTCCATCTTGTTCATATCCGCTGTACCATATATCCTTCACAGATATTCTGCTTTGTCTTCTCAATTCCATTTTTCAACCTGAAACATTAAACATGCTTCAAAAGAAACAAGgattaaaaaaagataattcATTTCAAGGTTGCAACTTCTAGGTCAGCAATTTATGTGATCAAATTGGGGAGCATACAAGGATATGTGTCGCTTAAAAATTGCATTTGATTGGATATTTCTTTTGGATTAATGCTGGTGGGAACTAAGAATAGTGGTGCTGAGAAACCTTAGATAAGCTTGCAAAACCCTAAAAGAATCCTCTTGCCACAGAACACTTTTGCAGTTTGTATGCATTTGCACACCTGCATTTGAAGTTCATCTGTAAGATTGTAAACAGAACTGAGATAGTGAAATCTTACAAAGTATAGCGCTATTGAGATGTCTGCGCACCTCATGGTCAAGCATGTTTTGCAGACATAGTGAAATCTTACTAGTATAGCGCTATTGAGAATCTCTATCGCTCATGTTGTGTCAcctcagtttttttttctcgactGCATTTGCCGCTGTGCTGCATTCATGTGGACCTTGTTACTCTTGCACCCTTGTCATAATCAGGGTTGTGAAAAATCACCGGTAATTGGCTGGTAACTGGAAACCCTAAACCCCCAAACCTCCAATTGGGTTTCTGCGACCCTGGTCCTGGGTGTTCACTGGTACGTAGCAATGGCGCCAAGTACAATTGTGTCACGGATTACTGGGTACGTGACAAATTGTTGACTGAAGCTGTAGTTATTCTCTACCAGCAGTGGAGCTGTAGTTATTTTCTACCAGCAGTGCATGGCGTCGTCTGGCCTGGGCGCTTGGCCCCCTGTTTTTTTGCTGTCCATGCATGGTTCGCTTCACTGAGCCACTGAGCTGCCATCAGTTGAACAGTAAAATCGACTTGTTTGATGAGCAAATACATTGAATAAAAGGACCCTGTGTGTCGTGCACAAGGTTCCTCTGTATGGCACAAGTGCAGAACATGCTGCAATCTCTCGTCAgtttaaatagaaaaaaatggagcaagagtttgcatTTGAAAACTGTGGCTCGTAATCAGAATTTTTTTGTGCCCTCTTTTCCCCTGTCGTAGTTCAAGTTTATACACTTCAAACTTCAGTGCATGCTTCAGCTGTACCAGGTAATTTTATTTTGTAGTACAGTCTGCCGCTGTTGTCTGTTGAATACTATTGATGACTCTGTGCCGAGGGACTATAATTTCAGCGACAATCGCAGCCAAATGTGCGGAACAGCATACAACTAACGTTACAGATCCAACACTCTGGCCCGGTCATGCCGACAAGCACCTG
This genomic interval carries:
- the LOC133921180 gene encoding cyclin-D3-1-like, with the protein product MAPSYDCAASVLLCAEDNATILGLDEEGEECSWAGATPPRDTASAAGDAVEGFLTDFPLQSDDCIAALVEREVEHMPMEVYPQKLQRLHGGLDLAAVRRDAIDWIWKVIEHYNFAPLTATLSVNYLDRFLSTYELPEGKAWMTQLLAVACLSLASKMEETFVPLPLDLQVAEAKFVFEGRTIKRMELLVLSTLKWRMQAVTACSFVDYFLHKLSDHGAPSMLARSRSADLILSTAKGAEFLVFRPSEIAASVALAAIGECSSSVIERASTSSKYLSKERVLRCYEIIQEKITMGNIVLKSAGSSISSVPQSPIGVLDAAACLSQQSDDTTVGSPATCHYSSSSSKRRRISRRLI